GGCGACAGCCGAACCGGAAAATATCTCTGACGCTCCGGCGGAAAGAGAGATCTCGGAGCAACCGAAGTCAGTCAGGAACCGACGAAAAAAGGAAAGCGGTTCGGATTACCGGGAGCTTTTTCTGGTCAATACGCCGAGTCCGAACCGTTCGCAGACCTATATCAACCGGGATATATACGAACGAATCAAACGCTTCCTGCCGCTTATCGCGCCGGAGGTCAGCATCGCCAGTTACATCAGCAATATCCTGGGTGACCACATAGAGCGGCATTGGGAAGAAATCAATGAAATGTACAGTCGGGAACTTTCTAAACCGTTGTAACCATGGAAACCTATTTTTATTTCAGTGTCAAGACGGTATGCTGCGGGTATCTCTTTTATCGCCTGTGGATTTTTCTGTTCAGGCAGCGGATATACGGCTTGTGGGAGGATATGGTAAAATACCTTCCCAAAAAGAAAGGGAAATCGGCTGAGCCGGTCACCGCTCCGAAGGTTGATGACAACGAGGTCATCGGCAAGACGAATATCGTCTATCTGGAAGATCCGGAAATCGACTGCAAGGTTCCGGCCCGTAGCGAGCCGCTTCCTCCGGCGGAGGAGATGGAAGAAGAGGAGGATATTTCCGCGGATGATGTGGAATCCACTTTTACCGGTAACCCTCCGGGCGGATTGTCCGAAGAAGAGAAAGCGGAACTGATGTCGGATTATGTATCGGAAGTGGACGAGGACTTTTCCACGGGTATGACCTACGAGGACATGATGAATGCCGTCGGCGTGTTGACGGAGGAAAACCGCAATATGAACGATGAAAAGGTTATCCGTACCGTCAAGTCGATATACGACATCCGGCAGACCGAGATATTCGATTTTTTCACCACCGAAGTGAGTAACATCGAACTGGTGGAGAGTCTTTTCAAGGAGTGTCTGGACGAATACGGTGAGCCTTTGCCGCAACGGAAAAAGGAAGCACCGCCGGAATCGGAGGAAAAGTTCGATTGGGATAAATATGTCTGATACGCAACAATTGGATACAGGTAAAATGGCAGAGCAACATCTGCCATTTTTCTTTTGCCTTGTCGGCAGGTGGATTTTCAGCCTTTCACCTCTCTTTTTCTAATCCTCAAAATCAGCTTCCGATGTAACGTGACGACATCCGGTGTAACGCATCGTCAGCTTTGTAAATCAACGAATTAAAGCCTATATATTCGCTGTCGAAATCAAATTTTGTCTCACAATTTAAAGTTTTCGACAATGAAAAAGAGAGTCATTTTTTCGGCAGCCATGCTGCTTGCGGCAACGGGGGCTTTCGCCCAGGGTAACGGAGTCGGCGGTATCGTCGAGGCGACCAACATGGTCACTTCCTATTTTGATCCCGCAACCAAACTGATTTATGCAATCGGGGCCGTGGTCGGCTTGATCGGAGGGGTAAAGGTCTATTCAAAATTCTCATCCGGCGACCCCGACACCTCGAAGACGGCGGCCAGCTGGTTCGGGGCGTGTATTTTCCTGATTGTGGCAGCGACCATCTTACGCTCATTCTTCCTGTAATATGGCGGAGTATTCTATCAACAAGGGAATCGGCCGCAGTCCTGAGTTCAAAGGATTGAAGAGTATGTACCTGTTTGTCTTTGCGGGCGGACTGCTCGCCGTGTTCGTGATTTTCGTAGTCATGTACATGGCCGGAGTGGGACAATGGACCTGCATCGCATTCGGTGTCCTGTCGGCCTTTCTGCTGGTATGGGGCACATTCCACCTCAATGCCAGGTTCGGAGAGTACGGCCTGATGAAGTTGCAGGCCCGCGGCAGCCATCCCCGGTACATCATCAATCGGAGGGCTTTCTTCCGGTTGTTTTCCCGTAACCATAACACACGAAGCGTATGAGAAATGTAATGAAAGCAGCCACGCTGGAAAGCAAGTTTCCGATTCTGGCGGTGGAACACGACTGCATCATCAGCAAGGACGCGGATATTACGGTAGCCTATAAGGTGGAACTGCCCGAACTCTTCACGGTGACGCGGAACGAATACGAGGCCATCCACTCGGCATGGGCGAAAGCGGTAAAGGTATTGCCGAATTACAGCATCGTGCACCGGCAGGACTGGTTCATCGAGGAGAACTACACGCCCGACATCCAAAGGGACGACCTCAGTTTCCTCTCCCGTTCCTTTGAAAGGCATTTCAATGAGCGGCCGTATTTGAGGCACACAAGCTACCTCTTTCTGACCAAGACGACGAAGGAACGCAGCCGTACCCAAAGCAATTTCACGGCACTCACTCGGAATTTCATCATTCCGAAGGAGATGCAGGACAAGGATACGGTGACACGTTTCCTGGAGAGTTGCGACCAGTTCGAGCGCATCATCAACGACAGCGGCTTTGTCCGTATCACGCGGATGCGGAAAGACGAGATTACCGGGACGGAAAACAGCGCGGGCATCATCGAGAAGTATTTCTCGCTCTCGCAGGAGGAAACGACCTGCTTGCAGGACCTCACGCTCGGGGCCGCAGAGATGAAGGTCGGCGACAACTGCCTCTGCCTGCACACCCTGTCCGATACGGACGATTTGCCGGGCAAGGTGGCGACGGACATGCGCTATGAACGCCTGTCCACCGACCGGAGCGACTGCCGTCTTTCGTTCGCGGCTCCCATCGGGGTACTGCTCACGTGCAACCACATCGTGAACCAGTATCTCTTTATCGACGACCCGGCCGAGAACCTGAAGAAGTTCGAGAAGCAGGCGCGCAACATGCACTCGCTGTCACGGTACAGCCGCAGCAACCAGATCAACCGTGAATGGATTGAGGAATATCTCAATGAGGCGCACAGCCTCGGACTTACCTCCATCCGTGCGCATTGCAACGTGCTGGCATGGAGTGACGACCGCAACAGGCTCAAACAGATCAAGAACGATGTGGGAAGCCAGCTTGCGCTGATGGAGTGCAAGCCCCGCCATAACACCGTCGATACCCCGACCTTGTTCTGGGCGGCCATCCCCGGAAACGCGGGGGATTTCCCTTTCGAGGAGAGTTATTACACTTTCATCGAACAGGCTCTCTGTTTCTTCATCGGCGAGAGCTGTTCCAGGGATTCGCTTTCCCCGTTCGGTATCCGCATGGTGGATCGTCTGACTGGCAAACCCGTCCATCTCGACATTTCGGATTTGCCGATGCGCAAAGGCGTGATTACCAACCGCAACAAATTTATTTTAGGGCCGAGCGGCTCCGGCAAGTCGTTCTTTACCAACCACATGGTTAGGCAATACTACGAGCAGGGAACACACGTCCTGCTGATAGACACCGGAAACTCCTACCAGGGGCTTTGCAACCTGATTCACAACAAGACCGGTGGCGAGGACGGTATCTACTTCACCTACGAGGAGAACGACCCGATTGCCTTCAATCCCTTCTATGTGGAAGACGGCGTTTTCGACATAGAGAAAAAGGAGAGCATCAAGACGCTTATCCTCACCCTTTGGAAACGGGATGACGAACCGCCGACACGGGCCGAGGAAGTCGCCCTCTCCAACGCGGTGAATCTCTTTCTGGAGAAGATACGCACGGACGGCAGGCTGGTTCCCTCGTTCAATACCTTCTATGAGTTTATCCGGGACGAGTATCAGGAGATACTGAAGGAGAAACGGACAAGGGAGAAGGATTTTGATGTCTTCAATTTCCTGAATGTCCTCGAACCTTATTATCGCGGCGGGGAGTATGATTTTCTGCTGAACTCAGACAAACAACTGGATTTGCTGGGCAAGCGGTTCATCGTCTTCGAACTGGATAATATCAAGGACAACAAGGTTTTATTCCCCATTGTAACCATCATCATCATGGAAACCTTTATCAACAAGATGCGCAGGTTGAAAGGTATCCGTAAGATGATCCTTTTGGAAGAGGCTTGGAAGGCCATCAGCAAGGAGGGCATGGCGGAATATCTGAAATACCTCTTTAAGACGGTCAGAAAGTTTTTCGGCGAAGCCGTGGTCGTCACGCAGGAGGTCGAGGACATCATCTCCTCGGACATCGTGAAAGGTACGATCATTAACAACAGCGACTGCAAGATTCTGCTGGACCAGCGGAAATATGCCAACAAGTTCGATTCGATACAGTCCCTGCTGGGGCTGACCGACAAGGAACGTGCGCAAATCCTCTCCATCAATATGGCCAACAACCCTTCCCGCAGGTACAAAGAGGTCTGGATAGGGCTTGGCAGCTCCCAGTCTGCCGTGTACGCCACAGAAGTATCGCTCGACGAGTATTACTGCTACACCACCGAAGAAACGGAAAAGCTGGAACTCATGCGCCTGACCGAGAAACTCGGGGGCAATATCGAGCTTGCCATCAGGCAGCTTGCGGCAAGCAAACGGGAGGGAAAATCATCATTGACCAACTAAAGCAATACGGATATGGGATTAAGGGACTGGGCGCATGAATGGCAATGGCGGGCACGTAACGGAATCGGTTACGAGCAGTTGAAAGCCATTCGGAAAGATACAATGGAAATGCTGGAAAACAGGGACATAAAAGGACTGAAGGGCCTGCTGGATACCTATGCCGGGTCTTACGATATCCCCGAAGAAATAGCAATGGGGATAGCGAGGAAGAATTTCATACTTACTCCGGAAGATGCGGCAGACAAGGATATCCTGGCTGCGATGGAAAGCCTGAAATCCACTTGGTTCGTGCAGCAGCAAGGCACTCTTGCCTCGCTTCCGGTTGAGGAAGCCGACGGCATACACGGTATGCTTGCCATGCACGTCTTTATGCTCGATGCCTATGTGGAACGTCATCCGGGATGCGGCATACCCCGTCCGGAACCGGAAGAGGTGGATGCCGCCCGCCGGATTCTCGACCGGCGGTACGAGGGAAAGGCAGACTGGCAACTCTGTCAGTTCATTCTTGTCCGGACTTTCCCGTCGGATTATGTCATGTATCGGTACGGACTCGCGGAGGATTTCAACAGGTACTCCAAACTGAACGAGGAGTGTCTGAAAGCGATTGAAACGGGAGATAAAGACCGGGAAAAGAAATTGATGGAAGCCATCGGAAAGATGGAAACCACCCTTGAACGCAAGTCTGAAAAGGCTCTGGACAGCATCGAAGGAGCGCGTGTGCCGGATGAGTACCTCAAAGAGTTGGACGATGAACTGAGTAGACTTGCCGGACTTGTATGGGACCCGCGCCGGATTGAGGACTGTTACGGCGGCTTCCTGGAAAAACACGGCATCCGTGCGGACAGCCCTGTGCCGGAGCTGGAAAAGCAGATAGAGGAAGCCTATCGGTCGCTGGACGACAGGATTGTCCGGCTATGCGGCCGGAGTCCTTACGCGGACAACTTGTTCTCCGCCAAGAAAAGACAGACCGAGGCATGGGAAGTGGACCGGAAACATGCCCCGCATCTGCCCCGGCTGCCACCGAAATAGCAATCGTCAGGCGGGATGAAACCCGCTTTTTGAACCGGCAGACAAAGAGTATCAATCATTAAAAATTCAACAGTATGAGATTAAAGATTTTTATGTTGTGCGTGGGTGCTTTGTTCATCACGCATACCTCCCGGGCACAGTGGGTCGTCACCGACCCCACGAACCTTGCCCAGGGCATCATCAACGCCACCAAAAACATCGTGCAGACCTCCACGACGGCCACGAACATGGTGAAGAATTTTCAGGAAACCGTCAAGATTTACCAGCAGGGAAAAGAGTTCTATGACGGTCTGAAGAAAGTGAAGAATCTGGTCAAGGATGCCCGGAAAGTACAGCAGACCATCCTGATGGTCGGGGACATCACGGATATCTACGTGACCAATTTCGAGCGTATGCTCTCCGATCCCTATTTCAGCGCGGAGGAGCTCAGTGCGATAGCGGCGGGCTATACGATTCTGCTGGAAGAGTCCGCCAATGTCCTGAACGACCTGAGGACCATCGTCAACGAAAACGGCCTGTCCATGAGTGACAAGGAGCGCATGGAGGTCATCGACCTCTGCTACAACCGGGTTTACAGCTACCGGGGACTTGTGCAGTATTACACGAACAAGAATATCGGCGTATCCTACCTGCGTGCGAAAAAGAAGAGCGACCAGGACCGTATCCTTGCCCTGTACGGCAGTCCGGCAGAACGCTATTGGTAACCATTCAAAATCATAAGAGTTATGATGTTATTGGCAATAGATTTTGAGAACCTGCACCAGATTCTGCGGAATCTGTATCAGGATATGATGCCGCTCTGCTCCCAGATGACGGGAGTGGCGAAAGGCATCGCCGGGCTGGGTGCGCTGTTTTATGTCGCGTACCGGGTATGGCAGTCCCTTTCGAGGGCTGAACCCGTCGACGTGTATCCCTTGCTCCGGCCGTTCGTGCTGGGGTTCTGCATCATGTTTTTTCCCAGTGTCGTGCTGGGCACCATCAACAACGTGCTGTCGCCTGTGGTCAAGGGGACGAACAACATCCTGCAAACCCAGACATTCGACATGAACGAGTACCGTGAGCAGAAGGACCGGCTCGAATACGAGGCGATGAAGCGCAATCCCGAGATGGCCTATCTGGTGGACAAGGAGGAGTTCGACAAACGGCTGGAGGAACTCGGCGTGCTGGACGCCATCGAAGTGTGCGGCATGTATATAGACCGGGCGATGTATAACATGAAAAGGTCGGTGCAGGCGTTTTTCCGGGAGTTGCTGGAGCTGATGTTCCAGGCGGCGGCCCTCGTGATAGACACCATCCGCACGTTCTTCCTGATCGTCCTCTCGATACTGGGACCTATCTCCTTCGCCATTTCCGTCTGGGACGGCTTCCATGCCTCGCTCACCCAGTGGTTCGTCCGCTATATCAGCATCTACCTGTGGCTTCCGGTCAGCGACCTTTTCAGCAGTGTGCTGGCACGTATACAGGTGCTGATGCTCCGGCAGGACATCGAACAATTGTCCGACCCCACGTTCATTCCGGACGGCTCCAATGCGGTGTATATCACATTTCTAATCATCGGCATCATCGGGTATTTCACGATACCCACCGTTGCGAACTGGATCGTGCAGGCCGGAGGAGGCGCAGGAAACTACGGCAGGAATGTCAGCCAAGCAGCGGCACGTACCGGCTCCGTGGCGGCAGGAACGGCTGGTGCGGTCATCGGCAACATCGGTGGTAGGCTGATTAAAAGATAACCTATCAAAATTTTCATTATGGAGTTCAAATCATTAAACAACATCGAGAGCAGCTTCAGGCAAATACGCCTGTTCGGAATCGTGTTCGTCTGCATGTGCTGCGCCGTCATGTGCTATTCCGTGTGGAAGGCATACGGCTTTGCGGAGTTGCAGCGCGAAAAGATTTATGTACTCGACCAGGGTAAATCGCTGATGCTGGCTCTCTCCCAGGATTTGTCGCAGAACAGGCCGGTGGAGGCACGGGAGCATACCCGGCGTTTCCATGAGCTTTTCTTCTCGTTGTCGCCGGACAAGAGTGCCATTGAGGAGAACATACGGCGGGCGTTGTTCCTGGCCGACCGTTCCGCCTATACCCGTTACCGGGATTTGGCGGAGCAGGGATACTACAACCGTATCATTTCAGCCGGTATCAACCAGCGTGTGGAGATTGACAGCATGGCGTGCAACTTCAACGTGTACCCCTATGAGGTCATGACATACGCACGGCAGCTGATTATCCGCGAGAAAAGCATTACGGAACGCAGCCTTGTGACAAAAGGCCGCCTGCTCAATTCAAACCGGAGCGACAACAATCCGCACGGTTTCATCCTCGAAGCCTTTCAGGTCATCGAAAACCGGGACCTGCGTGTGACGGACAGATAAAATTCAATACAACATGAGAAAATTATTTATCAAGGCCAGAGATTATCTGGATGACGGACTGCGCGGGATGTGCGGCCGTCTGACACCCGGAAAACGGGTGGCTGCCATCGTCGGGATGGTCGTGGTGTTCGCCGGAGTCAATTTCTATATGCTCTTCCGGGCGGTCTATAACATCGGCCGGGAAGACGCAAGGCGGGAAAAGGTGATTGAGATTACACCGCTCAGTGTGCCGGACATCGTGCCTCACGGTACGGACACGCTCTCCCGGCGGACACAGCGGGAAATGGAAGAGTTCTTTAACCAATTTAATTTCGATTAGCGATGACACAGGAAGCAAATAAACTCAAACGGAAGCAGGACTTGAAGAAGTACCTGGTCTTCGCGCTGATGTTCGCCGTATTCGTAGGTTCCCTATGGCTGATTTTCGCGCCCTCCGAAAAAGGGAGGAAGGAGCAGGAGCAATCGGTCGGGTTCAACACCGAACTGCCCGATCCCCGCAATGCCGGGATTGTCGGGGACAAGAAGACGGCCTACGAGCAGGATATGATGCGGCGCAAGCAGGAGGAGAAGATGCGCACACTCGAAGAACTATCTTTCGGTACGGAAAAACCGGACAGCACGGTACGGCTGTCCGGGCAGGATGAAATTCTCTCTCTTGATGCAGGCGGGACGAAAGCGGAAACAGCGTCTTCAGGCAGAACGGTCTACCGTGGCAGCGGCTCTTTTCAATCTTCGACCTCAGCTTACCGGGACATCAACCGGACTCTGGGCAATTTCTACGAGGAGCCGAAAGAAGACCCGGAAAAGGAGGCCTTGCGCAAGGAAGTCGAGGAATTACGCAATTCGATGGTGCAGCAGCATAGTATCCAGCCATCCTACGAGGAGCAGGTTGCCCTGTTGGAGAAATCCTACCAGCTCGCCGCCCAATACACCTCAGGGGAAAACAGTGCTGCCCGGGAAACATCGGATAAAGCTCCGGGAAAAGCCGACGGCAAGGCCGACATCGTACCTATCGGACAGGTGTCCGTTCCGGTCGTTTCCTCCCTCTCGCAACCCATGAGCGACGAGCGGATTCTCGCCGGACTATCGGAATCCCGCAACCGGGGTTTCGCCACTCCGGTAGGAAACGGGGGTACTGCGGAGAAGAACACCATCCGTATCTGCGTGCATGGCGACCAGACCGTACTCAACGGTCAGAGTGTGCGGCTCCGCCTGCTGGAACCGATGCGTGCGGGAAACACCCTGCTGCCCCGCAACACCCTCGTAACTGGTACGGGGCGTATCCAGGGTGACAGGCTCGGTATCGGCATCGTCTCGCTGGAATACGGCGGATTGATTATCCCGGTCGAACTGACGGTCTATGACTCCGATGGGCAGGAAGGCATCTACATCCCTAATTCCGCGGAGGTCAGCGCGGCGAAAGAGGTGGCCGCCAATCTGGGACAGAACCTCGGTACGAGCATCTCCATCACCAACCAGTCCGCGGGGGACCAACTGTTATCGGAACTCGGCAAGGGGGCGATTCAAGGGGTGTCGCAATATGTCTCCAAAAAACTGCGGGAGGAAAAGGTACATCTCAAATCAGGCTATACTCTGATGTTGAGCCAAAAGAAAAACAACTGATTATTCACCATTTAATTTTTAAGCGTATGAACAAAGTAATTGTAATGTTTGCCCTTGTACTGGGCATGACGATGAGTGCTTTCGCACAGGAAACGGACAAAGTGAACGGGAAAACGGAGTGCCAAACCGGCAATTCCGTGAAATTGACTAAGGAGGCCTATCCCCGGATGGAGACAGAGGGGGACTTGTACCACGGTCTGACACGCAAACTGACGTTTGACAGACTGATTCCGCCGTATGGTCTGGAAGTGACTTATGACAAGACCACACACATTATCTTCCCGTCGGCGGTGCGCTATGTGGACCTCGGTTCCCCGCACCTGATTGCCGGAAAGGCGGACGGGGCGGAGAATGTTATCCGTGTCAAGGCCACAGTCAGGAATTTCAGGGAGGAAACCAATTTCTCGGTCATTACCGAAAGCGGGAGTTTCTACACCTTCAACGTGAAATACGCGGAAGAACCGCTGCTTCTGAGCGTTGAGATGAAAGACTTTATCCATGACGGAAGCACGGTAAACCGTCCGAACAATGCCCTTGACATCTATTTGCAGGATTTGGGCAGCGAGTCGCCGAAACTGGTGCGTCTGATTATGGAGGCCATTCATAAGGACAACAAGCGCAACATCAAGCATATCGGCAGCAAGTCTTTCGGCATCCAGTACCTGCTCCGCGGACTGTACACCCACAACGGGCTGCTCTATTTCCACACGCAGCTCTGCAACACCTCACACGTGCCTTTCGATGTCGATTTTATCACGTTCAAGATTGTCGACAAGAAGGTCATGAAGCGCACGGCTATCCAGGAGCAGGTCATCTTCCCGCTCAGGGCATACAACTATGCCACCGTGGTGGCCGGAAAGAAGGACGAACGTACCGTTTTCACGCTGGACAAGTTCACGATTCCCGATGACAAGATGCTGGTTGTGGAACTGCATGAGAAAAACGGCGGACGCCACCAGTCGTTCACGGTGGAGAACGAGGATATCGTCCGGGCAAAGGTCATCAACGAACTTAAAGTGAAATGACCATGAAAAAGTACATGTTTATCGT
The window above is part of the Butyricimonas paravirosa genome. Proteins encoded here:
- a CDS encoding DUF3408 domain-containing protein, with product MAKKIVEVDEDLLKGMMTSDIPLYGRDTERKETEPAPKKAATAEPENISDAPAEREISEQPKSVRNRRKKESGSDYRELFLVNTPSPNRSQTYINRDIYERIKRFLPLIAPEVSIASYISNILGDHIERHWEEINEMYSRELSKPL
- a CDS encoding DUF4122 family protein, with the protein product METYFYFSVKTVCCGYLFYRLWIFLFRQRIYGLWEDMVKYLPKKKGKSAEPVTAPKVDDNEVIGKTNIVYLEDPEIDCKVPARSEPLPPAEEMEEEEDISADDVESTFTGNPPGGLSEEEKAELMSDYVSEVDEDFSTGMTYEDMMNAVGVLTEENRNMNDEKVIRTVKSIYDIRQTEIFDFFTTEVSNIELVESLFKECLDEYGEPLPQRKKEAPPESEEKFDWDKYV
- a CDS encoding DUF4134 domain-containing protein, with product MKKRVIFSAAMLLAATGAFAQGNGVGGIVEATNMVTSYFDPATKLIYAIGAVVGLIGGVKVYSKFSSGDPDTSKTAASWFGACIFLIVAATILRSFFL
- a CDS encoding DUF4133 domain-containing protein, whose translation is MAEYSINKGIGRSPEFKGLKSMYLFVFAGGLLAVFVIFVVMYMAGVGQWTCIAFGVLSAFLLVWGTFHLNARFGEYGLMKLQARGSHPRYIINRRAFFRLFSRNHNTRSV
- a CDS encoding TraG family conjugative transposon ATPase, which codes for MRNVMKAATLESKFPILAVEHDCIISKDADITVAYKVELPELFTVTRNEYEAIHSAWAKAVKVLPNYSIVHRQDWFIEENYTPDIQRDDLSFLSRSFERHFNERPYLRHTSYLFLTKTTKERSRTQSNFTALTRNFIIPKEMQDKDTVTRFLESCDQFERIINDSGFVRITRMRKDEITGTENSAGIIEKYFSLSQEETTCLQDLTLGAAEMKVGDNCLCLHTLSDTDDLPGKVATDMRYERLSTDRSDCRLSFAAPIGVLLTCNHIVNQYLFIDDPAENLKKFEKQARNMHSLSRYSRSNQINREWIEEYLNEAHSLGLTSIRAHCNVLAWSDDRNRLKQIKNDVGSQLALMECKPRHNTVDTPTLFWAAIPGNAGDFPFEESYYTFIEQALCFFIGESCSRDSLSPFGIRMVDRLTGKPVHLDISDLPMRKGVITNRNKFILGPSGSGKSFFTNHMVRQYYEQGTHVLLIDTGNSYQGLCNLIHNKTGGEDGIYFTYEENDPIAFNPFYVEDGVFDIEKKESIKTLILTLWKRDDEPPTRAEEVALSNAVNLFLEKIRTDGRLVPSFNTFYEFIRDEYQEILKEKRTREKDFDVFNFLNVLEPYYRGGEYDFLLNSDKQLDLLGKRFIVFELDNIKDNKVLFPIVTIIIMETFINKMRRLKGIRKMILLEEAWKAISKEGMAEYLKYLFKTVRKFFGEAVVVTQEVEDIISSDIVKGTIINNSDCKILLDQRKYANKFDSIQSLLGLTDKERAQILSINMANNPSRRYKEVWIGLGSSQSAVYATEVSLDEYYCYTTEETEKLELMRLTEKLGGNIELAIRQLAASKREGKSSLTN
- a CDS encoding DUF4141 domain-containing protein, encoding MRLKIFMLCVGALFITHTSRAQWVVTDPTNLAQGIINATKNIVQTSTTATNMVKNFQETVKIYQQGKEFYDGLKKVKNLVKDARKVQQTILMVGDITDIYVTNFERMLSDPYFSAEELSAIAAGYTILLEESANVLNDLRTIVNENGLSMSDKERMEVIDLCYNRVYSYRGLVQYYTNKNIGVSYLRAKKKSDQDRILALYGSPAERYW
- the traJ gene encoding conjugative transposon protein TraJ; translation: MMLLAIDFENLHQILRNLYQDMMPLCSQMTGVAKGIAGLGALFYVAYRVWQSLSRAEPVDVYPLLRPFVLGFCIMFFPSVVLGTINNVLSPVVKGTNNILQTQTFDMNEYREQKDRLEYEAMKRNPEMAYLVDKEEFDKRLEELGVLDAIEVCGMYIDRAMYNMKRSVQAFFRELLELMFQAAALVIDTIRTFFLIVLSILGPISFAISVWDGFHASLTQWFVRYISIYLWLPVSDLFSSVLARIQVLMLRQDIEQLSDPTFIPDGSNAVYITFLIIGIIGYFTIPTVANWIVQAGGGAGNYGRNVSQAAARTGSVAAGTAGAVIGNIGGRLIKR
- the traK gene encoding conjugative transposon protein TraK translates to MEFKSLNNIESSFRQIRLFGIVFVCMCCAVMCYSVWKAYGFAELQREKIYVLDQGKSLMLALSQDLSQNRPVEAREHTRRFHELFFSLSPDKSAIEENIRRALFLADRSAYTRYRDLAEQGYYNRIISAGINQRVEIDSMACNFNVYPYEVMTYARQLIIREKSITERSLVTKGRLLNSNRSDNNPHGFILEAFQVIENRDLRVTDR
- a CDS encoding TraL conjugative transposon family protein produces the protein MRKLFIKARDYLDDGLRGMCGRLTPGKRVAAIVGMVVVFAGVNFYMLFRAVYNIGREDARREKVIEITPLSVPDIVPHGTDTLSRRTQREMEEFFNQFNFD
- the traM gene encoding conjugative transposon protein TraM, producing MTQEANKLKRKQDLKKYLVFALMFAVFVGSLWLIFAPSEKGRKEQEQSVGFNTELPDPRNAGIVGDKKTAYEQDMMRRKQEEKMRTLEELSFGTEKPDSTVRLSGQDEILSLDAGGTKAETASSGRTVYRGSGSFQSSTSAYRDINRTLGNFYEEPKEDPEKEALRKEVEELRNSMVQQHSIQPSYEEQVALLEKSYQLAAQYTSGENSAARETSDKAPGKADGKADIVPIGQVSVPVVSSLSQPMSDERILAGLSESRNRGFATPVGNGGTAEKNTIRICVHGDQTVLNGQSVRLRLLEPMRAGNTLLPRNTLVTGTGRIQGDRLGIGIVSLEYGGLIIPVELTVYDSDGQEGIYIPNSAEVSAAKEVAANLGQNLGTSISITNQSAGDQLLSELGKGAIQGVSQYVSKKLREEKVHLKSGYTLMLSQKKNN
- the traN gene encoding conjugative transposon protein TraN, with the translated sequence MNKVIVMFALVLGMTMSAFAQETDKVNGKTECQTGNSVKLTKEAYPRMETEGDLYHGLTRKLTFDRLIPPYGLEVTYDKTTHIIFPSAVRYVDLGSPHLIAGKADGAENVIRVKATVRNFREETNFSVITESGSFYTFNVKYAEEPLLLSVEMKDFIHDGSTVNRPNNALDIYLQDLGSESPKLVRLIMEAIHKDNKRNIKHIGSKSFGIQYLLRGLYTHNGLLYFHTQLCNTSHVPFDVDFITFKIVDKKVMKRTAIQEQVIFPLRAYNYATVVAGKKDERTVFTLDKFTIPDDKMLVVELHEKNGGRHQSFTVENEDIVRAKVINELKVK